One window from the genome of Chroogloeocystis siderophila 5.2 s.c.1 encodes:
- a CDS encoding B12-binding domain-containing radical SAM protein, with protein sequence MRVLLVYPRFPKTFWSYEKILELVNRKVLLPPLGLVTVAAILPQTWEFKLVDCNIRPVTEAEWQWADLVILSAMIVQKNDLLDQIQEAKRRGKRVAVGGPYPTSVPQEAEDAGADYLILDEGEITLPMFIDAIAQGKTSGTFRSNGEKPDVTTTPIPRYDLLEFDAYDSMSIQFSRGCPFQCEFCDIIVLYGRKPRTKSPAQLLAELDYLYSLGWRRGVFMVDDNFIGNKRNVKLLLQELKVWQAEHQYPFRFNTEASVDLAQDQELMDLMVECNFDAVFLGIETPDEDSLQLTKKFQNTRTSLIESVQSITRAGLRPIAGFIIGFDGEKDGAGDRIVRFAEQTAIPTTTFAMLQALPNTALWHRLDKEGRLRGKDGNINQTTLMNFIPTRSLEQITREYIESFWQLYDPVKYLDRTYRCFLMLGAPKCKAPAKMPSWVDIRALLIVCWRQGIKRNTRWKFWHHLFSIIKNNPEVWDHYLAVCAHNEHFLEYRQIVRDELEAQLAEFLAREAEIAAEMKTSVLAS encoded by the coding sequence ATGCGAGTTCTACTAGTTTATCCTCGGTTTCCCAAAACGTTTTGGTCATACGAAAAAATCCTCGAATTAGTGAATCGTAAAGTTCTGCTGCCACCATTAGGTTTAGTTACTGTAGCAGCAATTTTGCCGCAAACATGGGAGTTTAAACTAGTAGACTGCAACATCCGTCCAGTCACTGAAGCCGAATGGCAATGGGCAGATCTTGTTATCCTTTCAGCAATGATTGTCCAAAAAAACGACCTTCTTGACCAAATTCAGGAAGCCAAACGGCGAGGAAAGCGCGTCGCGGTAGGTGGTCCTTACCCGACTTCGGTTCCGCAAGAAGCCGAAGATGCAGGTGCAGATTATCTTATTTTGGATGAAGGTGAAATCACCCTACCGATGTTTATTGATGCGATCGCCCAGGGTAAAACGAGTGGAACTTTTCGTTCAAATGGCGAAAAACCTGATGTGACGACAACACCAATTCCCCGTTACGACTTATTAGAATTCGATGCATATGATTCGATGTCGATTCAATTCTCACGTGGTTGTCCGTTTCAGTGCGAGTTTTGTGACATTATTGTACTTTATGGACGTAAACCCCGCACAAAATCGCCAGCACAACTCTTAGCCGAGTTGGATTATCTCTACAGTTTAGGATGGCGACGTGGTGTATTCATGGTGGACGACAACTTTATTGGCAACAAACGCAATGTCAAGTTGTTGTTACAAGAATTAAAAGTTTGGCAAGCAGAACATCAGTATCCATTTCGATTTAACACCGAAGCATCAGTCGATTTGGCGCAAGATCAAGAATTGATGGACTTGATGGTGGAATGCAACTTTGATGCGGTTTTCTTGGGGATTGAAACACCCGATGAAGATAGCTTGCAACTAACGAAGAAATTTCAAAACACGCGCACTTCATTAATAGAATCGGTACAAAGTATTACTCGTGCTGGATTAAGACCGATCGCAGGGTTTATTATTGGTTTTGATGGCGAGAAAGATGGTGCAGGCGATCGCATTGTTCGTTTTGCTGAACAAACCGCGATTCCAACGACGACGTTTGCAATGTTGCAAGCATTACCAAATACCGCGTTATGGCATCGATTAGATAAAGAAGGACGCTTGCGCGGCAAAGATGGCAATATTAACCAGACAACTTTGATGAATTTTATCCCGACGCGATCGCTCGAACAAATCACTAGGGAATATATCGAGTCATTCTGGCAATTATATGATCCAGTTAAGTATCTAGATCGTACTTATCGCTGTTTTTTAATGCTAGGTGCGCCCAAATGCAAAGCCCCAGCTAAAATGCCGAGTTGGGTAGATATCCGTGCATTGTTAATTGTTTGTTGGCGACAAGGTATTAAGCGCAATACGCGCTGGAAGTTCTGGCATCATTTATTCAGCATTATCAAGAATAATCCAGAAGTTTGGGATCATTACCTTGCGGTGTGCGCGCATAACGAACATTTTCTCGAATATCGTCAGATTGTCCGCGACGAACTCGAAGCGCAACTTGCTGAATTTCTCGCTAGAGAAGCAGAAATCGCAGCCGAAATGAAAACTAGTGTCTTGGCATCATAG
- a CDS encoding Uma2 family endonuclease — MHTVITPERIELPPGTVVRMLGSWQDYQVLSQLLGDRCSPRIKYRPGEILLMAPLPAHGRDASLLGLIVTTLLDHLNHTYDSFTPITISLPQVSGIEPDFCFYIENWRSVVGKNRIDWLNDPPPDLVIEVDVTSYTSIDDYLPYRVPEVWLLKNKQLLVYRLLSENYVITESSYFPKAREIVQQCLQIANEQTTSEAIKWLRSFLRES; from the coding sequence ATGCATACTGTTATTACACCAGAAAGAATTGAGTTGCCACCTGGCACAGTCGTAAGGATGTTGGGATCATGGCAAGACTATCAAGTACTGAGTCAGCTACTTGGAGATCGCTGTTCGCCTCGCATTAAATATCGACCTGGAGAGATTTTGCTAATGGCACCGCTACCCGCGCATGGAAGGGATGCGAGCTTGCTAGGATTGATAGTAACAACTTTACTTGACCACTTAAACCACACATACGACTCATTTACGCCCATCACCATCAGCTTGCCTCAAGTTAGCGGCATTGAGCCTGACTTTTGCTTTTATATTGAAAATTGGAGATCCGTAGTAGGTAAAAACCGTATCGACTGGCTTAATGATCCTCCGCCAGATTTAGTCATTGAGGTAGATGTTACCAGTTATACCAGTATTGATGACTATCTTCCTTACAGAGTGCCAGAGGTTTGGCTGTTAAAGAATAAGCAGCTATTAGTTTATAGATTGCTCTCTGAAAATTACGTAATTACAGAAAGCAGCTATTTTCCTAAAGCCAGAGAGATTGTGCAGCAATGCCTCCAAATTGCAAACGAGCAAACAACAAGTGAAGCGATTAAGTGGTTAAGAAGCTTTTTACGTGAAAGTTAG
- a CDS encoding four helix bundle protein produces MSINSYQDLKVWQFSMNLAEKVYHLTYQFPKQETYKLSSQIQRAAVSVPSNIAEGHTRDSTLLGVRSEELLCAELETQLILGERLSYLDIQDLQTVLSKTDEVSRMIRGLQKALKAKL; encoded by the coding sequence ATGAGTATTAATAGCTATCAAGACCTTAAAGTTTGGCAATTTAGTATGAATTTGGCTGAAAAGGTTTACCATTTAACCTACCAATTTCCCAAGCAAGAGACTTATAAATTATCCAGCCAAATCCAACGTGCTGCTGTGTCGGTTCCATCAAATATAGCTGAAGGACATACAAGAGATTCGACTTTGCTAGGGGTGAGGAGTGAGGAATTGCTCTGTGCTGAATTAGAGACACAGTTAATCCTAGGAGAAAGATTATCTTATCTAGATATACAAGATTTGCAAACTGTCCTTTCAAAAACTGATGAAGTTAGTCGCATGATTAGAGGCTTACAAAAAGCTCTCAAAGCCAAACTTTAA
- a CDS encoding NAD-dependent epimerase/dehydratase family protein, producing the protein MYNLAQSNSSLLTPHSSPLAKRILVTGASGCIGHYIGEALIQETCHELYLLVRNPQKLQVDTNYRPGVHVLQGDMQNIRAYTDLLQTIDTAILAATAWGGTDTYDINVTKTQELLSLLSPKCQQVIYFSTASILDRNGNLLPQAGEIGTDYIRSKYDCHQQLSQKEIASKTTILFPTLVIGGDANKPYSHLTSGLPEVTKWVDLIRFFQADGSFHFIHGRDIAQVVRYLVDRPPTAKESQSLVLGQAPLTVNQAVEEVCQYFDKKIYFRIPLTLSLANAIIALFRIQMAAWDRFCLDYRHFTYRNAVNPATFGLPNYCATLSDVLKISGIPPRNKVIKEH; encoded by the coding sequence ATGTATAATTTAGCACAGAGCAATTCCTCGCTCCTCACCCCTCACTCCTCACCCCTAGCAAAGCGGATTCTAGTTACTGGTGCGAGTGGTTGCATTGGTCATTACATTGGTGAAGCGTTGATTCAAGAAACTTGTCACGAGTTATATTTACTTGTCAGAAATCCGCAGAAACTGCAAGTTGATACAAACTATCGCCCTGGAGTTCATGTTTTGCAGGGTGATATGCAAAACATTCGCGCCTATACTGACTTACTGCAAACAATTGATACTGCAATTCTCGCCGCGACCGCTTGGGGTGGTACGGATACTTACGACATTAATGTTACCAAAACTCAAGAGTTACTCAGCTTATTGTCACCGAAATGCCAACAGGTAATTTATTTTTCCACAGCAAGCATTCTTGATCGCAACGGTAACTTACTACCACAAGCAGGCGAAATCGGTACCGATTACATTCGTTCTAAATACGACTGTCACCAGCAATTAAGTCAAAAGGAAATCGCATCCAAAACGACAATTCTGTTTCCAACTTTAGTTATAGGAGGCGACGCCAACAAACCGTATTCGCACCTGACTAGTGGCTTACCCGAAGTTACAAAATGGGTTGATTTGATTCGCTTCTTCCAAGCTGATGGTAGTTTTCACTTTATTCACGGACGCGATATTGCTCAAGTCGTGCGATATTTAGTTGACCGTCCACCGACGGCAAAAGAATCGCAATCGCTTGTCCTCGGTCAAGCACCACTGACAGTTAACCAAGCCGTCGAAGAAGTGTGTCAATATTTTGATAAAAAAATTTATTTTCGGATTCCATTAACTTTATCATTAGCGAATGCAATCATCGCGTTATTCCGCATTCAAATGGCAGCTTGGGATCGCTTTTGTTTGGACTACCGCCATTTTACGTATCGCAATGCTGTCAATCCAGCAACATTTGGTTTACCAAACTACTGCGCAACCCTCAGCGATGTTTTAAAAATTAGTGGTATTCCTCCCCGCAATAAAGTTATAAAGGAACATTGA